From a region of the Castanea sativa cultivar Marrone di Chiusa Pesio chromosome 10, ASM4071231v1 genome:
- the LOC142612172 gene encoding major pollen allergen Ole e 6-like: MANKFVAVFLMCIVVVAAFSLQEAKAAEEDNFKECFNDCRKGCLGEGNGSTFCEMKCDNDCGEKELAG; the protein is encoded by the exons ATGGCCAACAAGTTCGTTGCAGTGTTTCTCATGTGCATTGTTGTCGTTGCAGCATTCAGCCTTCAAGAGGCCAAGGCTGCTGAGGAGGACAACTTCAAGGAATGCTTCAATGACTGCCGCAAAGGATGCTTGGGTGAAGGCAATGGTAGCACCTTCTGTGAAATGAAGTGTGACAATGATTGTGGTGAAAAAGAGCTTGCTG GATGA
- the LOC142613818 gene encoding non-specific lipid transfer protein GPI-anchored 16-like isoform X2: METIKGSRLIAISATLLVISAILVKGQIRTPCTTSMINSFTPCFNFITGSSNNGSSPTSDCCSSLQSLTSTSVDCACLVLTANVPVQLPINRTLALSLPQACNMAVPVQCKASSAPLPAPGTVTLGPSPSPIAASPLSPRGPISHVPSPSPIAASPLSPRASKVVALTPAPQSDTTLQLTPASPPVETKAPTTNPGIRPVLTPPASASSYVSPAPLLALLVGIMVF; encoded by the exons ATGGAGACTATCAAGGGTTCTAGACTTATTGCAATATCAGCAACTCTTTTAGTCATTTCAGCAATATTAGTTAAAGGGCAGATTAGGACACCATGTACAACATCAATGATCAACAGTTTCACCCCATGTTTTAATTTCATTACTGGAAGTAGCAATAATGGTTCATCACCAACATCTGACTGTTGCAGTTCCTTGCAGTCACTCACCAGCACGAGTGTGGATTGTGCTTGTCTCGTACTAACCGCCAATGTGCCTGTCCAACTCCCTATTAACCGAACTTTAGCACTTTCTCTTCCACAAGCATGTAACATGGCCGTGCCCGTTCAATGCAAAG CCTCCAGTGCACCCCTACCAGCTCCGG GTACTGTCACACTTGGACCAAGTCCCTCACCTATAGCTGCTTCTCCTTTGAGTCCACGAG GTCCTATCTCACATGTACCAAGTCCCTCACCTATAGCTGCTTCTCCTTTGAGTCCACGAG CTTCTAAGGTAGTGGCACTAACTCCAGCACCACAATCTGACACAACTCTGCAATTGACACCAGCATCTCCACCAGTGGAAACAAAAGCACCCACAACAAATCCAGGAATTCGACCTGTGCTGACCCCACCAGCATCTGCTTCATCTTATGTTTCCCCAGCACCTCTCCTAGCACTACTTGTGGGAATTATGGTGTTTTGA
- the LOC142613818 gene encoding uncharacterized protein LOC142613818 isoform X1 produces the protein METIKGSRLIAISATLLVISAILVKGQIRTPCTTSMINSFTPCFNFITGSSNNGSSPTSDCCSSLQSLTSTSVDCACLVLTANVPVQLPINRTLALSLPQACNMAVPVQCKASSAPLPAPGTVTLGPSPSPIAASPLSPRGPVSYVPSPSPIAASPLSPRGPISHVPSPSPIAASPLSPRASKVVALTPAPQSDTTLQLTPASPPVETKAPTTNPGIRPVLTPPASASSYVSPAPLLALLVGIMVF, from the exons ATGGAGACTATCAAGGGTTCTAGACTTATTGCAATATCAGCAACTCTTTTAGTCATTTCAGCAATATTAGTTAAAGGGCAGATTAGGACACCATGTACAACATCAATGATCAACAGTTTCACCCCATGTTTTAATTTCATTACTGGAAGTAGCAATAATGGTTCATCACCAACATCTGACTGTTGCAGTTCCTTGCAGTCACTCACCAGCACGAGTGTGGATTGTGCTTGTCTCGTACTAACCGCCAATGTGCCTGTCCAACTCCCTATTAACCGAACTTTAGCACTTTCTCTTCCACAAGCATGTAACATGGCCGTGCCCGTTCAATGCAAAG CCTCCAGTGCACCCCTACCAGCTCCGG GTACTGTCACACTTGGACCAAGTCCCTCACCTATAGCTGCTTCTCCTTTGAGTCCACGAG GTCCTGTTTCATATGTACCAAGTCCCTCACCTATAGCTGCTTCTCCTTTGAGTCCACGAG GTCCTATCTCACATGTACCAAGTCCCTCACCTATAGCTGCTTCTCCTTTGAGTCCACGAG CTTCTAAGGTAGTGGCACTAACTCCAGCACCACAATCTGACACAACTCTGCAATTGACACCAGCATCTCCACCAGTGGAAACAAAAGCACCCACAACAAATCCAGGAATTCGACCTGTGCTGACCCCACCAGCATCTGCTTCATCTTATGTTTCCCCAGCACCTCTCCTAGCACTACTTGTGGGAATTATGGTGTTTTGA
- the LOC142613726 gene encoding non-specific lipid transfer protein GPI-anchored 15-like has translation MAFKGIEKGLVLVLVAMLWSGAMAQSGCTSVLSNLAPCLNYITGNSSTPSSSCCSQLSNVVQSSPQCLCTALNGGAASLGININQTRALSLPSACNVQTPPISQCKGANGTPPVGSPADSSDETPAGATTTSASDIPSGAGSKTTPSINGGSSDGNTIKAPLHFMVFLLVIVSCASTVTMF, from the exons ATGGCTTTTAAAGGAATTGAAAAGGGTCTAGTCCTGGTCCTTGTGGCCATGTTATGGAGTGGAGCCATGGCTCAGTCAGGTTGCACAAGTGTGCTCTCCAACCTGGCCCCATGCCTTAACTACATAACTGGAAATTCATCGACCCCATCATCATCATGTTGCTCACAGCTCTCTAATGTTGTTCAATCATCCCCACAGTGCCTTTGCACTGCCCTTAATGGTGGTGCTGCCTCATTGGGTATTAATATAAACCAAACTCGAGCTCTATCACTACCTAGTGCTTGTAATGTGCAAACTCCACCCATTAGCCAGTGTAAAG GTGCCAACGGAACTCCACCAGTTGGTTCTCCAGCAGATTCTTCTGATGAAACACCTGCAGGTGCAACTACCACTTCAGCATCAGACATTCCTTCAG GAGCGGGGTCAAAAACAACCCCATCAATAAATGGGGGTTCATCTGATGGAAACACCATCAAAGCACCTCTTCATTTCATGGTTTTCCTGCTCGTCATTGTCTCTTGTGCTTCAACTGTCACAATGTTCTGA
- the LOC142611549 gene encoding non-specific lipid transfer protein GPI-anchored 26-like yields the protein MADKRMQIALAFVLVAALCGGSMAQSSSSCTNVIISMSPCLNYITGNSSTPSSSCCTQLASVVRSQPQCLCEVLNGGASSLGININQTQAMALPGACNVQTPPISQCNASSPANSPAGTPSSSGNGSKTTINWWGDISWENYRIDVFSASLHSFHSIICFDFHHHLSYITVFLIYYHHTYIGEL from the exons ATGGCAGATAAAAGAATGCAGATAGCTCTGGCTTTTGTCCTTGTGGCAGCTCTATGTGGAGGATCAATGGCTCAATCAAGTTCAAGTTGCACCAATGTGATCATTAGCATGTCTCCATGCCTAAATTATATAACAGGAAACTCATCCACCCCCTCTTCTTCCTGCTGTACACAGCTTGCTAGCGTGGTCAGGTCACAGCCACAGTGCCTCTGTGAGGTCCTTAATGGTGGTGCCTCATCTCTCGGTATCAACATTAATCAGACTCAGGCTATGGCACTTCCCGGTGCTTGCAATGTCCAGACTCCCCCTATTAGCCAATGCAATG CTTCATCTCCAGCAAACTCTCCTGCAGGAACACCATCTTCTTCAG GAAATGGATCTAAGACTACCATCAACTGGTGGGGAGACATCAGTTGGGAAAACTACCGAATTGACGTCTTCTCTGCTTCTCTTCATAGTTTTCATAGCATCATATGCTTTGACTTTCACCATCATCTGAGCTATATTACTGTGTTTCTAATCTACTATCACCATACATATATAGGAGAGTTGTAA
- the LOC142614050 gene encoding F-box/kelch-repeat protein SKIP30: MSELIEGLPDAVALRCLARVPFYLHPRLELVSRSWRAAIHSSELFKARQEVGATEDLLCVCAFEPENLWQLYDPLHDLWITLPVLPSKIRHLAHFGAVSTAGKLFVLGGGSDAVDPLTGDQDGSFATNEVWSYDPVTRQWSPRASMLLPRSMFACCVLDGKIVVAGGFTSCRKSVSQAEIYDPEKDIWIPIPDLHRTHNSACSGVVIGGKVHVLHKGLSTVQVLDDARLGWTVEDSGGLQGPMAVVKGAFYLMSHGVILKQDGKKLVVPASEFRRRIGFAMIGLGDEIYFIGGVLGPDRWNWDIEPMSDVDVLMVGSERPTWRQAAPMTRCRGTIFGCTQLVI, from the coding sequence ATGTCTGAGCTGATTGAAGGACTTCCTGACGCTGTTGCCCTGAGGTGCCTTGCACGGGTTCCCTTCTACCTCCATCCTAGGTTGGAGCTTGTTTCTCGTTCGTGGAGAGCTGCTATCCATAGCTCCGAACTATTTAAAGCTAGACAGGAGGTTGGAGCAACAGAGGATCTATTATGCGTGTGTGCTTTTGAGCCTGAAAATTTATGGCAGCTTTATGACCCTCTCCACGACCTTTGGATTACGCTCCCTGTTCTCCCCTCCAAAATTAGGCACCTTGCCCACTTCGGTGCTGTCTCCACTGCTGGAAAGTTGTTTGTGCTTGGTGGTGGCAGCGATGCTGTTGACCCCTTGACTGGTGACCAAGATGGGAGCTTTGCTACCAATGAGGTATGGTCATATGACCCTGTGACTCGACAATGGTCACCTCGTGCATCTATGCTTTTACCTCGTTCTATGTTTGCGTGCTGTGTTTTGGATGgaaaaattgttgttgctgGTGGTTTCACCAGCTGCAGAAAATCAGTTTCTCAAGCAGAAATATATGATCCAGAGAAAGATATATGGATTCCAATACCTGATCTCCACCGCACCCACAATTCAGCTTGTTCAGGGGTGGTGATTGGAGGCAAAGTTCATGTCTTACACAAGGGGTTATCAACAGTCCAAGTCTTAGATGATGCAAGGCTTGGATGGACGGTTGAGGATTCTGGTGGACTCCAAGGCCCAATGGCAGTTGTTAAGGGTGCATTCTATTTAATGAGTCATGGAGTTATCTTAAAGCAGGATGGGAAAAAGCTGGTTGTACCAGCATCTGAGTTTCGTCGGAGAATTGGGTTTGCAATGATTGGGCTGGGAGATgagatttattttattggaGGAGTTCTTGGCCCTGACCGGTGGAACTGGGACATTGAGCCAATGTCTGATGTTGATGTACTGATGGTAGGGAGTGAGAGACCAACTTGGCGCCAGGCAGCTCCAATGACAAGGTGCCGTGGAACTATTTTTGGGTGTACACAGCTGGTAATTTAG